The Rissa tridactyla isolate bRisTri1 chromosome 6, bRisTri1.patW.cur.20221130, whole genome shotgun sequence DNA segment GAAAAGGCACAGCTCGGAAGAAAGGCAGTGCTTTACAGAccgaggaagaagaaagagaagatgaagaggaggaggaggacgagcaGCGCGGGCACACGGCAGTCTCTAGGCCCTGCCACGGGTGGAAATGCCTCCCCTATTTACAAGCTTCGCTTTACTCTCCCCAAGGCTGAGCCCGAAAAGATTATGGCCGAATTATAAACAAGCAGAATTTTGAGGGCTAAACAGCCTGCTTATAATTACATGCTCCCCCGCCTCCAACCcctttacaaacaaacaaacaaacaaacacacgaGCAGAGAAGCGATCGGTAAATCCGAGCTCGCCTAGAGGCAGCCGGCCCGGCCACCGCCGCGCCCGGCGCAGCCCCGCTGGAGAAGCTCCCACACTTACACTGCCTTCTCCTCAGCGCAGGACGGCTCCTACACTTACACTACAGGCGGAGCAGGGCTGCTATCTCCCCGCCGCAACAGTTTgggcacagagagagaaaagtccGCAGCTAGAGAGGAGGAGAGACACGAGAACGCGGCGGGATCGCAGAGGGGCAGCGGGACCGGGGCAAGGACATTTCTGCGGCGACGGCCGGCCGGAGCCTCCCTAGATGTCTATGCGGGAGTGCAGGGCGCTGTGTTTGCTGTCGTGCTCCCAGTAGGAACAGTGCATCATGGACAGCTCGGCGGGCTGGCGGGCGCAGGCGAACTGGAGGCCGGCTCCGTTCGCggccggggccgcgggcggcgcggggctggccgggctgagctgctgggggtggtgggcgtgcggatggtggtggtggtggcccaTGCCGTTGTAGGAGTTCACCATGCTGGGCAGCGCCATGCTCTGCACCCGCGAGTAGGGGCTGTAGGAAGCCGGGCCCGAGAGTCCTTTCACATTGACGGGGCTGACGTTCCCGCCAGACATCTGGCAGGAGGTGTAGGGCATGGGCGCGGGGGGCTGCGCCAGCGGCCACGAGTTGTTCATGAAGGTGGACTGCAAGTACTTGGGCGGGGAGAGGTAGCCGTAGCTGTCGGGGCTGAAGAGTGTCTTGCCGGGCTGGAAGTGGGTCGGGGGCGGCCGGAAGGGCCGCTTCATCCTTCGTCTCCTGCGGTAGTTGCCCTTCTCGAACATGTCCTCGCAGGCCGGGTCCAGGGTCCAGTAGTTGCCCTTGCGCTCGCCGCCGCCCTCCCGGGGCACCTTGATGAAGCACTCGTTGAGGCTGAGGttgtggcggatgctgttctgcCAGCCCTTCTTGTTCTTCTCGTAGAAAGGGAACTTGCTGATGATGTACTGGTAGATCCCGGACAGCGTGAGCCTCTTCTCCGCGCTCTCCCGGATAGCCATGGCGATCAGGGCCACGTAGGAGTAGGGGGGCTTCTGCGAGGGGTCCGGTTTCTCGGGGCCCTTGTCGGCGCTCAGCTCCTCCTTGACCCGCTCCGGTTCCTTGCTGCCGCTGGTGTTATGAGCCAGCAGCGCCACCGTGTCCTCCTCGCCGTCCGGGTAGCTGCTCATCATGGTGCCCCgcgtcccgccgccccgccgcccggggcACCGTGCGAAGCGCTGCCCGGTGCGCGCTGCGCGGAGCCCGGTGCTGGCGGCCGTCCCGCCCCGCGCTCGCCGGGACCGGAGCCGGGATGGAAAGTCGAAGCCGGGAGCGGGACGGAGATCGGGAGGCGTCTCTGGCGGCGCCGCTGGTCCgtgcagcgcggcggcggcggcgtcccTGCCCCCGCGGGCTCCGCTCCCCTCTGCCGCGGCGGCCGGGCTCTTTTCTGATTTGTATGGGCCCGGCCGAGTTCCG contains these protein-coding regions:
- the FOXL2 gene encoding forkhead box protein L2 — its product is MMSSYPDGEEDTVALLAHNTSGSKEPERVKEELSADKGPEKPDPSQKPPYSYVALIAMAIRESAEKRLTLSGIYQYIISKFPFYEKNKKGWQNSIRHNLSLNECFIKVPREGGGERKGNYWTLDPACEDMFEKGNYRRRRRMKRPFRPPPTHFQPGKTLFSPDSYGYLSPPKYLQSTFMNNSWPLAQPPAPMPYTSCQMSGGNVSPVNVKGLSGPASYSPYSRVQSMALPSMVNSYNGMGHHHHHPHAHHPQQLSPASPAPPAAPAANGAGLQFACARQPAELSMMHCSYWEHDSKHSALHSRIDI